One Paraburkholderia agricolaris genomic region harbors:
- a CDS encoding citrate synthase produces MPLAPTLTAAEAAAELGISLPTLYAYVSRGMLSSSPDAQGKRRLYDAGEVRRLARRKEDGKRAGKVAQKVLDWGVPVLESSITLVAEGRLLYRGHDAMELARTASLEEVAALLWECSARRIAEAPAVPFATAQWAAWLKLWSDSTPLDRALVLLPAAAAQMPRVWALGRDAQLDTACSVMRLLAAAMVSAAPSNEPLHRQLASAWNVRNRQQAGLLRAALVACADHELNASTFTVRCITSTGTHLFGAVAGGLAALAGPRHGGETVRIAALFDEASRAPDLDRYLANRLAHHEQSMHRPVLSGFGHLLYPQGDPRARLLLGMLADCAPARSPLAEVEKLARAVRDTTGVGPNVDFALAAIERVLGLPTGAAFTLFALGRVVGWIAHAIEQTRDGRLIRPRARYIGEVDAAG; encoded by the coding sequence ATGCCACTCGCCCCTACTCTGACCGCTGCCGAAGCCGCCGCCGAACTCGGCATCAGCCTGCCTACCCTGTACGCGTATGTCAGCCGCGGCATGCTAAGTTCGTCGCCCGATGCGCAAGGCAAGCGCCGGCTCTACGATGCCGGCGAAGTGCGGCGGCTCGCGCGGCGCAAGGAAGACGGCAAGCGTGCCGGCAAGGTCGCGCAAAAGGTGCTGGACTGGGGCGTGCCGGTGCTCGAATCGTCTATCACGCTGGTGGCCGAGGGGCGCCTGCTCTATCGCGGACATGACGCGATGGAACTGGCGCGCACGGCGTCACTGGAAGAGGTCGCGGCGCTGTTGTGGGAATGCAGTGCGAGACGTATCGCCGAGGCGCCGGCCGTACCGTTCGCCACCGCTCAGTGGGCGGCGTGGCTCAAGCTCTGGAGCGACAGCACGCCGCTCGACCGCGCGCTCGTGCTGCTGCCGGCCGCCGCGGCGCAAATGCCGCGGGTATGGGCGCTCGGCCGCGATGCGCAACTCGATACCGCGTGCTCGGTCATGCGTTTGCTGGCGGCGGCGATGGTCTCGGCGGCGCCGTCGAACGAACCGCTGCACCGGCAATTGGCTTCGGCGTGGAACGTGCGCAACCGTCAGCAGGCCGGGCTGCTACGCGCTGCGCTGGTGGCATGCGCCGATCATGAACTGAACGCGTCGACCTTCACGGTTCGCTGCATCACGTCGACGGGAACGCACCTGTTCGGCGCGGTGGCCGGCGGTCTGGCCGCGTTGGCCGGCCCGCGGCATGGTGGCGAGACAGTGAGGATTGCCGCGCTTTTCGACGAAGCGTCGCGCGCGCCCGATCTGGATCGCTATCTGGCGAACCGGCTTGCGCACCACGAACAGAGCATGCATCGGCCCGTGCTGTCGGGCTTCGGTCATCTGCTGTATCCGCAAGGCGATCCGCGCGCACGTCTGCTGCTCGGGATGCTTGCCGACTGCGCGCCGGCCCGCTCGCCGCTAGCCGAAGTGGAAAAGCTCGCGCGCGCGGTGCGCGACACGACCGGCGTGGGGCCGAACGTCGACTTTGCCCTGGCCGCGATCGAACGGGTACTCGGTCTGCCGACCGGCGCCGCATTCACGCTGTTTGCGCTCGGCCGCGTGGTCGGCTGGATTGCCCATGCAATCGAACAGACGCGCGACGGCCGGTTGATCCGGCCACGCGCGCGCTATATCGGGGAGGTTGATGCGGCCGGCTGA
- a CDS encoding CoA transferase has protein sequence MTPELALKHIWTTAGCDPTALKSVSLAGADPGLPSVYRVGTLASATIAAAGLAAAEYQRLRTGHRQHVTVEMRRALASFRSERYLRIDEGPPPALRDPVMGFYATRDGRWIQLHTNFPHHLAGVLQVLGCANDRAAVAEAIRGWDGATLDQTLADAGLCAALIRSPDEWAALDQAKAIARLPLFEIERIGDAPVEPPRRDGAQRPLADVRVLDLSRIIAGPVAGRALAQHGADVLMINGPHLPNIAPLVIDNGRGKRSAVVDLRDDAGRETLRGLAGGADVFLQAYRPGALTAHGFGPEELARVRPGIVYVSVCAYGHTGPWAGRRGFDSLVQSASGIAVTERDAAGWTEPKHLPCQALDHATGYLAAFGAMAALARRATEGGSWHVRVSLAQTGRWLQSFGLLPDGWKTPDVSIDDVRDCLAAVESEFGRVLGVLPAERLDETPAGFALPPARIGAHEAKWA, from the coding sequence ATGACGCCTGAACTCGCGCTCAAACATATCTGGACGACGGCGGGATGCGACCCGACTGCGTTGAAGTCCGTGTCGCTTGCCGGTGCTGATCCGGGGCTGCCGTCGGTCTATCGGGTCGGCACGCTGGCCTCGGCGACCATCGCCGCCGCGGGTCTTGCCGCGGCCGAATACCAGCGCTTGCGCACGGGGCATCGGCAACACGTTACGGTTGAGATGCGGCGCGCGCTGGCCTCGTTTCGCAGCGAGCGCTATCTGCGCATCGACGAGGGGCCGCCGCCTGCCTTGCGCGATCCGGTGATGGGTTTCTATGCGACGCGTGACGGCCGCTGGATTCAACTGCATACCAACTTTCCGCATCATCTTGCCGGGGTATTGCAGGTGCTCGGCTGCGCGAACGATCGCGCGGCAGTGGCCGAGGCCATTCGCGGCTGGGATGGCGCGACGCTCGACCAAACGCTCGCCGACGCCGGCTTGTGCGCCGCCTTGATTCGCTCACCCGACGAATGGGCCGCGCTCGATCAGGCAAAAGCGATTGCGAGGCTGCCGCTGTTCGAGATCGAGCGCATTGGCGACGCACCGGTCGAACCGCCGCGCCGGGACGGTGCGCAGCGGCCGCTGGCGGACGTGCGGGTGCTGGATCTGTCGCGGATCATTGCCGGGCCGGTGGCGGGGCGCGCGCTCGCGCAACATGGCGCGGACGTGTTGATGATCAACGGTCCGCACTTGCCGAACATTGCGCCGCTGGTGATCGACAACGGACGCGGCAAGCGTTCGGCTGTCGTCGATCTGCGCGATGACGCCGGGCGGGAAACGTTGCGTGGCCTCGCCGGCGGCGCCGACGTGTTTTTGCAGGCGTATCGGCCAGGCGCCCTGACGGCGCACGGGTTTGGTCCCGAGGAACTGGCGCGGGTGCGGCCGGGGATCGTCTATGTTTCGGTTTGCGCTTATGGGCACACGGGACCGTGGGCCGGGCGGCGCGGCTTCGATAGCCTGGTGCAGTCGGCAAGTGGGATTGCCGTGACTGAGCGCGACGCGGCGGGATGGACTGAGCCGAAGCATTTGCCTTGTCAGGCACTGGATCACGCGACGGGCTATCTGGCCGCTTTCGGCGCGATGGCCGCATTGGCGCGGCGCGCCACCGAAGGCGGGAGCTGGCACGTGCGGGTGTCGCTCGCGCAGACCGGACGATGGCTGCAGTCGTTTGGATTGTTGCCGGACGGCTGGAAGACGCCCGATGTTTCGATCGACGACGTGCGGGATTGCCTTGCGGCTGTTGAGTCCGAGTTTGGGCGTGTGCTCGGCGTGCTGCCGGCCGAGCGGCTGGATGAGACGCCCGCCGGTTTCGCGTTGCCGCCGGCCAGGATCGGGGCGCACGAGGCGAAGTGGGCGTGA
- a CDS encoding GntR family transcriptional regulator, which yields MTSASEDRWRDLRPDPENDTPLYLQLARKLGTAIHENRWNAGEALPSERVLSEALGVSRITSRKAIALLVEQGLIRRTQGAGSFITPRYEDPLSRLSSFSEMLRRRGFTPSSKWLSREISPANRDEVIQLGLSPAAAVTRLRRLRLADGIVMAVENSTFPAAVIPDPQAIGESLYSYLESRGLTIVRALQHFRAVNANEEIAQQMSIANNEALLLITRVGYTADQRAIELTDTYCRNDYYDFVAELRK from the coding sequence ATGACCTCTGCCTCGGAAGACCGCTGGCGCGATCTGCGCCCGGACCCGGAAAACGACACGCCGCTGTATCTGCAACTCGCGCGCAAGCTCGGCACTGCGATTCACGAAAACCGTTGGAACGCGGGCGAGGCGCTGCCCTCCGAGCGCGTGCTGTCCGAAGCGCTCGGTGTGTCGCGGATCACGTCGCGCAAAGCCATTGCCCTGCTGGTCGAACAGGGATTGATCCGGCGCACCCAGGGCGCCGGCAGCTTCATCACGCCACGCTACGAAGATCCACTGTCGCGTCTGTCGAGTTTCAGCGAAATGCTGCGGCGGCGCGGTTTTACACCGAGTTCGAAGTGGCTGTCGCGGGAAATTTCGCCGGCCAACCGCGATGAAGTGATTCAACTGGGCTTGTCCCCGGCAGCAGCCGTGACGCGCCTGCGCCGCTTGCGCCTCGCCGACGGCATCGTGATGGCCGTGGAAAACTCCACGTTCCCGGCTGCGGTGATTCCCGATCCTCAGGCAATTGGCGAGTCGTTGTACTCGTACCTGGAAAGTCGCGGACTGACGATCGTGCGCGCGCTGCAGCATTTTCGCGCGGTGAACGCGAATGAAGAGATCGCGCAGCAAATGAGCATTGCGAATAACGAAGCGCTGTTGCTGATTACTCGCGTCGGGTACACGGCGGATCAGCGCGCGATCGAGCTGACCGATACCTACTGCCGCAACGATTACTATGATTTCGTGGCGGAGTTGAGGAAGTAG
- a CDS encoding aldo/keto reductase codes for MTTDIASVSLPDGERIPKLGQGTWEMGEQPARRAAEIAALRCGIELGMTLIDTAEMYGDGATESLLSEALAGLRDRVFLVSKVYPHNASRRGVIAACEQSLKRLKTDRLDLYLLHWRGSVPLAETVEAFEALRRAGKIRHWGVSNFDTDDMEELVATPGGDACATNQILYNVARRGAEFDLLPWLAARSMPAMAYSPVDHARLPKRSPLDDIADTRGVSIFQVALAWALQNPGVFAIPKAGRVEHVRDNHRASQLQLHADELAAIDTYFKPPRSKRPLEML; via the coding sequence ATGACGACCGATATCGCAAGCGTAAGCCTGCCCGACGGCGAGCGTATTCCGAAACTGGGGCAGGGCACCTGGGAGATGGGCGAACAGCCGGCACGCCGCGCTGCGGAAATCGCCGCGCTGCGCTGCGGCATCGAATTGGGCATGACGCTGATCGATACGGCGGAGATGTATGGCGACGGCGCGACCGAATCGCTCCTGAGTGAGGCGCTGGCGGGGCTGCGCGACCGGGTATTTCTCGTCAGCAAGGTGTATCCGCATAACGCCAGCCGGCGCGGTGTGATCGCGGCCTGCGAGCAGAGCCTGAAGCGGTTGAAGACGGATCGGCTCGATCTGTATCTGTTGCACTGGCGCGGCTCGGTGCCGCTCGCGGAAACCGTCGAAGCATTCGAAGCGTTGCGCCGCGCGGGCAAGATTCGCCACTGGGGCGTCAGCAATTTCGACACCGACGACATGGAAGAACTCGTCGCCACGCCTGGCGGCGACGCATGCGCGACCAATCAGATTCTCTACAACGTCGCGCGCCGCGGAGCCGAATTCGACCTGTTGCCGTGGCTCGCCGCGCGTAGCATGCCGGCGATGGCATACAGCCCGGTCGATCACGCGCGTCTGCCGAAGCGCTCGCCGCTCGACGACATTGCCGACACACGCGGTGTTTCGATATTTCAGGTGGCGCTAGCGTGGGCATTGCAAAACCCCGGCGTGTTCGCCATTCCTAAAGCAGGCCGCGTCGAGCATGTGCGCGACAACCATCGGGCTTCGCAACTGCAACTCCACGCTGACGAACTCGCCGCCATCGACACGTACTTCAAACCGCCACGCAGCAAGCGACCGCTCGAAATGCTGTAA
- a CDS encoding ABC transporter ATP-binding protein, with product MNGPPPASFPAFDVSKSDRTDALTVVGLTVTYRMRGRDREVLQDISFRVRRGEAYGLVGESGCGKSTVAMAALRYLPRNGKVKAGKIVIAGQDVQKLDADALRTMRANAISMVYQDPGRALNPSLTIARQVTEAFEAAGVSREEAVQRTVEILQRVRIASPERVMDSYPHQLSGGMQQRVVIAMALASDPALLILDEPTTGLDATVEAEVLDLVAQLRAELGTAVLFISHNLAVIGRMCERVGVLYAGKLVEEGATQDVFARPRHPYTVGLLRCLPGAGRSKDTERLDTIAGHLPSPGSVTQGCIYADRCRLADDRCRREAPPPYRVSAAHGDQMSRCHYHERATELPRAAVEGLPLHVGASRDGERPSLVLRAEKLSKTFHVSGAPLRAVDDVSIDLASGETLGLVGESGSGKTTLAKLMLGLLTPDPGSVLELDGTPLAARVTRRNDEQVKSLQIVFQNPDSALNRAHSVKRLIGRALSRLTALRGAAIDERLATLTAAVRLPERYLGSRTRQLSGGLKQRVAIARAFAGEPRVVVCDEPTSALDVSVQAAILNLLADLQRERGVSYVFISHDLHVVRYLSDRIAVLYLGRLLEIGPAAAVFGGPHHPYTEALLSSVPTLDAHDSHARIRLSGDLPSAATPPSGCVFHTRCPRKLGAICEQQDPPFLEAGSGESAQASAHRIRCHIPVDELRALQTASRDGTGKATGNGSENTPEDAARNE from the coding sequence ATGAACGGCCCGCCGCCCGCCTCGTTCCCGGCTTTCGACGTGTCGAAGAGCGATCGTACAGATGCGCTGACCGTGGTGGGCCTGACGGTCACGTACCGGATGCGCGGACGCGATCGCGAAGTGTTGCAGGACATCTCGTTTCGCGTGCGGCGCGGTGAAGCGTATGGTCTCGTCGGCGAATCGGGTTGCGGTAAATCGACGGTCGCAATGGCAGCGCTGCGCTATTTGCCGCGCAACGGCAAGGTGAAGGCGGGCAAGATCGTCATCGCCGGTCAGGACGTACAGAAGCTCGACGCCGACGCCTTGCGCACGATGCGCGCGAACGCGATTTCGATGGTCTATCAGGACCCTGGGCGCGCATTGAATCCGTCACTGACGATTGCGCGGCAAGTCACGGAAGCCTTCGAAGCGGCCGGAGTCTCACGTGAAGAAGCGGTGCAGCGCACGGTCGAGATTCTGCAGCGTGTGCGCATCGCCTCACCCGAGCGCGTGATGGACAGCTACCCGCATCAGTTGTCGGGCGGCATGCAGCAGCGCGTGGTGATCGCGATGGCGCTCGCCTCGGACCCGGCGCTGCTGATTCTCGACGAACCGACCACCGGGCTCGACGCCACCGTCGAAGCGGAAGTGCTCGACCTCGTGGCGCAACTGCGCGCGGAACTCGGCACCGCCGTGCTGTTCATCAGCCACAATCTCGCGGTGATCGGGCGCATGTGCGAGCGTGTCGGCGTGCTGTATGCGGGCAAGCTGGTCGAGGAAGGCGCGACCCAGGACGTGTTCGCCCGGCCACGTCATCCCTATACGGTTGGACTGCTGCGCTGTTTGCCCGGCGCGGGGCGCAGCAAGGATACCGAGCGGCTCGACACCATCGCGGGCCATCTGCCCTCGCCGGGTTCGGTCACACAAGGCTGCATTTACGCGGACCGTTGCCGCCTCGCAGACGACCGCTGCCGTCGTGAAGCACCACCGCCATACCGGGTGAGCGCCGCGCACGGCGATCAGATGTCGCGCTGCCATTATCACGAGCGCGCAACCGAATTGCCGCGTGCGGCCGTGGAGGGATTGCCGCTGCATGTTGGCGCGTCGCGCGACGGCGAACGCCCTTCTCTCGTGCTGCGCGCGGAAAAACTCTCGAAGACGTTCCACGTGTCCGGCGCCCCGCTGCGCGCCGTCGACGATGTCTCGATCGACCTCGCCAGTGGCGAAACGCTCGGTCTTGTCGGCGAATCCGGCAGCGGCAAGACGACGCTCGCGAAACTGATGCTGGGCCTGCTGACACCGGACCCGGGCAGCGTGCTCGAACTCGACGGCACGCCACTCGCCGCGCGCGTCACGCGACGCAACGACGAGCAGGTCAAGTCCTTGCAGATCGTGTTTCAGAATCCGGACTCGGCACTCAATCGCGCGCATTCGGTGAAGCGCCTGATCGGCCGCGCGTTGTCGCGCCTCACCGCCTTGCGCGGCGCCGCGATCGACGAACGGCTCGCCACCTTGACGGCCGCTGTGCGCTTGCCCGAGCGCTATCTCGGCTCGCGCACGCGCCAGTTGTCCGGTGGACTCAAGCAGCGCGTGGCGATCGCGCGCGCGTTTGCCGGTGAGCCGCGCGTGGTGGTCTGCGACGAACCCACCTCCGCGCTCGACGTCTCCGTGCAGGCCGCGATTCTCAATCTACTCGCCGATCTGCAACGCGAGCGCGGCGTGAGCTACGTGTTCATTTCACACGATCTGCACGTAGTGCGCTATCTGTCGGATCGCATCGCGGTGCTGTACCTCGGCCGGCTACTGGAGATCGGACCGGCGGCCGCGGTCTTCGGTGGGCCGCATCATCCTTATACGGAAGCGCTTCTGTCCTCAGTGCCGACACTCGACGCCCACGACAGCCACGCCCGCATCCGCCTGTCGGGCGATCTGCCGAGCGCCGCCACGCCGCCTTCCGGGTGCGTGTTCCATACGCGCTGCCCGCGCAAGCTCGGTGCGATCTGCGAGCAGCAAGATCCGCCCTTCCTTGAAGCCGGCAGCGGCGAGTCTGCCCAAGCGTCCGCGCATCGCATCCGCTGCCATATCCCCGTCGACGAACTGCGCGCGCTCCAGACCGCCTCGCGCGACGGTACCGGCAAGGCCACCGGCAATGGTTCGGAAAACACCCCGGAAGACGCCGCGCGCAACGAATAA
- a CDS encoding ABC transporter permease — protein sequence MSTIVPPAAPPTPRPAGEPRFDQLRVLLRSPTFVIGVLIVGWWIVCAIAGQWIVRIDPYASDPLNSLMPPDSTHWFGTDQLGRDVFSRVIVGARDILTIAPLATLLGTVAGTALGLIVGYFEGWVDNIVGRAIDAVLALPLVIVALLALAAVGASNFTVILVIGITFTPITARTVRAAVFAERHLDYVAAAQLRGERAPYIMFAEILPNVLPPIIVEATVRLGYAIFAVATLSFLGFGIQPPSADWGLALSESYTLMAGGAWWTVVFAAGAIASLVVGVNLIADSVQGVLDR from the coding sequence ATGAGCACCATCGTTCCACCGGCCGCGCCACCCACGCCACGTCCGGCCGGCGAACCGCGCTTCGACCAGTTGCGCGTGCTGCTGCGCTCACCTACGTTCGTGATCGGCGTGTTGATCGTCGGATGGTGGATCGTATGCGCGATCGCCGGGCAATGGATCGTACGGATCGATCCCTACGCCTCCGATCCGCTCAACTCGCTGATGCCGCCTGACAGCACGCATTGGTTCGGCACCGATCAGCTCGGCCGCGACGTGTTCTCGCGCGTGATCGTCGGCGCGCGCGACATTCTGACCATCGCGCCCTTGGCGACCCTGCTTGGCACGGTTGCCGGAACCGCCCTCGGTTTGATCGTCGGCTACTTCGAGGGCTGGGTCGACAATATCGTGGGCCGCGCGATCGACGCCGTGCTCGCGCTGCCGCTCGTGATCGTCGCGTTGCTCGCGCTCGCCGCGGTCGGCGCATCGAACTTCACCGTGATTCTCGTGATCGGCATCACCTTCACGCCGATCACCGCGCGCACGGTACGCGCCGCCGTGTTTGCCGAACGGCATCTGGACTACGTCGCCGCCGCGCAACTACGCGGCGAGCGCGCGCCGTACATCATGTTCGCGGAGATTCTGCCGAACGTGTTGCCGCCGATCATCGTCGAGGCGACCGTGCGGCTCGGCTATGCCATTTTTGCGGTCGCGACGCTGTCGTTTCTCGGCTTCGGCATTCAACCGCCTTCCGCCGACTGGGGGCTCGCGCTGTCCGAGTCGTACACGCTGATGGCGGGCGGTGCGTGGTGGACCGTCGTGTTCGCGGCCGGCGCCATCGCCTCGCTGGTGGTCGGCGTGAATCTGATCGCCGATAGCGTGCAAGGAGTGCTCGACCGATGA